The following DNA comes from Nicotiana sylvestris chromosome 10, ASM39365v2, whole genome shotgun sequence.
TTTGCATCCCCTTCACAATCTTATGGATATATATGGGAAAATTGCTTACCTTCTTCGGCCAAGATCCTCAGATTTCTCATGAAGCTGGAAAGTTCACAACAGTATGCTTCCACATACCACTGTCTTGGGTGCTAGTGTTTTGCTCTGGGTTGAGTAATAGCTATTGGTATTATCAATGTTGTCTCCCACTTGTGCAAAAACACATGCACGTCTTGGGAGATTGTCAACCGCTATGTTGCTCGAACACTCTAAAAATATCGTCGGatgcgtgtcggatcctccaaaaatatacaaaaacacATGCATGTCTTGGGAGATCATCAACCGCTATGTTGCTCGAACTCTTCGAAAATATGCCGGGTGTGCGTCAGATCCTTCAAAAATATGCAAAACACATGCACCGACATGGTGCTCCGATCTTTCTAAGGAATTTTAGATatggtgcatgttgtattttTGTAGTCTTGAGTGGTGGTCATTTGAGGTGCTCCGATCCTCTTGCTATCGGGCCTATTGCCAAATCCACAACTTGAAACTTCAGTTCTGTCTATATTGTATGTTTAACATCTCGCTCTCGAATGAGTAAACTCAGTTAGTAATATGATCCATGAAATTCAAAATGTGAATCTTTATTAATGTGTATATGTATATTCTGTACACGGTAAAATTCGAGGGACCGATTTTATGGTCATTTCGGGGGCTCCAAAGATGCGCCTCGTCAAGCCCGAGGCAGGGCTCGAGGTGTGATCTTGTGGAATTTCCAAAATGTTTGGCTCAGAGACAGTATGGATCGATGGCTGCCATAGaaaaatggggagttccctaGGCGCCTGATGGAAGTTGACAGGTTGATGTGCGCCCGTACGCAGGCATTAAATAGCTGTATCAAtctcatatctttgtaataaatgtatttgtaccatgttgggattccccctcatatataaagggatccttgtcatttgtAAAGGATCGGATACTcaatattaaatatacaaaaacattctctctgctcgctaacatattctcttgatctcattacttccatttattgctaatattcattgtgttctatttattgttctttatttattgcttatcattgactATAAAAAGGCTTCCATCAAAGCTATCATAACTGTTAGCCCCCCTTCGATTGCTCCTAGTCGAGCATCCGGCTCGACCTCGAGGCTCGTATACGCCAGCTCGAGGCTCCCGATTATCAGCCATTcagtttggttatcaccttattttcaagctcttatctcattttctaATCTCTTACTTAGTATCTATTGCCTaaacaactagtataaaaatagatcacgtatttttagaatcacaaaatcaaatctaattgttattatcattttcgCGGTAAACATATATATTGCTGAATCCGCCACTAACTGCAGATATATGACAAGAACGAGTGTATGACAAATTGAGGACTTTTAATTTTACCTTTGTGGAATTCCCATTGCTTCTTACTGTATTTTTGCTATTTGCTAATCACATTTTACTCTGTGATTTGTTAATTAGAATCATTGTAAAATTTGCAAAAGCACGGGACATCACTCATCCGAATCGcgtcactactagaaattcggccaAAACCAACCGCATCGGTCGGTAAAAACGCGAccgaaaaaatattttagttttaaattttttttatgaaaCCGAACAATTTTAGTCGATTTTTTTTTAGCGCAAAAATGCGGGAAACTATTTTGGCGTCCcgcgaaatttattttttaagaaaccgaccaactttggtcggtttttcatGTAAAATAAATTAAGATTAATATTCAAAAAatcgaccaaaattggtcggtaattttatatttttcataaAACCGACGTAATCGGTTGGTTATTTTTTTTGCGCGAAAATGCAATTAAAgagtacaaataaaataaaagatagttTAAAACTAAAATGTACCaatggtctagtggtagaatagtacaGTCAAATCTCTCTATAATAGCATCATTTATTCCGAAATTTTTCAGTTTTTATAGCGAATGGCTGTTATACACCTATAACAGCATTTGACATTTAAATATATTTTGGTTGTTATagacaaaaattatccaaaaactaattatttttatttttaatattatatataaaagattaataaaatatttaaattcaaaatctCAAAAGATATAAATATTTCACGaattaaatgctaaataaatctaATACATTATTAAAAAATTCTTAAATAAACGCACAAATATTTAAACTCTAAGGCACacaattaaaaaatatgaataaattaCGTTTACATATTATTGATAATTGTCCAATATAAGATATATCATGTGTAcatcttcaaataaaaaaaaaagaatgatatGCATGTCTTCAAaaagtataaatagatcttttaagtattttttggcatttttctaaTGCAAGATATATCATTTGTAGATCTTTAGTGATAAAAATATCTGATGTGCATATGTTCAAGGAACATACTGCTATCCTTAAGGTAATAGATATAGCTATTATAAGTTGTACATTAAAGTTATAAAATATTTGCTTAAATATTTAGAATTATTATTAGTAATAATCTTAGAAAATCTGCATGACTGTTATAGAAGGGTAATTTTACAAAGAGCATACTGTCATCAAGATGGTTGTTGCTGTTATAGGCAGAATGCTATTATAGGTTGTTGCTGAGAAAAATtaggcttttatagtgaatgactatTATATAGGGATGTTGTTATAGAAATGTCTCAATGTATCATGCCATAGTGCAGACCCCGATTTGATTCCCAGACGGTGTATTTTTTTAATTGCATAATTAAAAATACCGACCGACTTCGGTCGGTTTTTTCGgtagattttttctttttttttggtcacTTATGAAATTTAATTGAGCGACTGAAATCGGTCAGAAATTGCGATCGTCTTTGGTCGCTATTTATTACTGACCAGCCTAATTTCGACGAATTAAAGCCGGTTAGAAATCGCTTCTAGTTTTTCGACCGATTTCGATCGATATTTCTGGACGATTTTAAGTAGGTTACTTGTCGATCGTAACAAGTGGAGGTCTTAACCAGCAAAGAACTGGGGTAAGCAAACATGCTTTGCACTGGCTTTCAATAAGAAATCTGATTGCTGTTTATTAAATTCATCCTAGAGGAATTGTATAAACCAGATCTTGTGAGTCTAATGGTTGGAAATATTTGTACATTTTGAGCAATTGACTCTTCTATTTTCACCCCAAAAGAGAGATAAAGTCGTGTATATATAGGTTAAATCAAATGGCTGGGACTATACAAAGTAAATACAAAGGGAtcgaatttatttttaaataatttttttgtgaCATTCATTGAAGGGGAgtcttggagcaacggtaaagttatcTCTCATCACAGGTTCAAGTCGCAAAATTAACCATTAATGCTTCATTAGGGTAGGTTGTTGCCTATATCACATCCCTCGAGATGCGGCCCTTTTCAAGACTTTGCGTGGATGCAAGATACTCCGTGCACCGAGCTGCTCATTTTGTGACATTCATTACTTATTTACCCTAGATGTATTCCCACCTACCGATAAAGCAAGCAAAACGTGTTAAATTGAAAAGGCATGTGAAAATAGATCGTATACTTTGGCGTTTGCATGCATACCTAACAAAATTGCACCAAcgaacaaaagaattcaacaacCTAAGATCTTATAACCTTAATTTGTCTTCTAATCTTATTTTGTCCCTTTTTTTTTATACATTATATGATTCCTTTAACTTTTTTAATCGATGATGTTCGAGTCAACTTACGTATACTTCAGCTATTTACGAGCAACCAATCCATTAGGGTTAGAGTTAATAGTGAGACTAAAAGATGAGTTTATCAAATTCTAATCAGGGAACTTATCAAATTCAAAGTCAAGTTTGAACTCACGACATGCGCCTATTCCACACATCACGACACACATATTAATAGCTGTATTGAAACTAAGTTATCAACAGCAGTAATGTTAGAAACAAGACGTTGATCTTATTTCTTCAATTTAGTTCTGTGCTACTGTAAGTCTGTAATAAAACCAGAGCTTTGAAAATTCCAGTGCTGAAACTACATATGGGTCTTCACATGCTAGAAACTGCAGAATCTCGGCACGAAAATATATAATCCCAGAGGTGGTCTACCTTGGAATTTTCATATGTTCTTTGCCCGAAGAACATACTCGCTCTttttcagtttatgtgaacctatttcctttttgggtcgttccaaaaagaatgacccctttctaaatttgataacaatttagcttaaacttacaattctaccttaatgacaaacttttataaccacacaaatactctaggccccttttggcttgtttaggaccacaaattccaaaagtctttattttttcttaaatttcgtgcccacccaaataagttcacataaattggaacggcaGGAGTATTAACTTTCAAAACAAATTGAAGGTTTAATGTAATGGTCGTGATATATAGTCCAGGGATCAAACAGAGAACTAAAACAGAGGCCATAATTGAAGCGTGTGATGTCTATATTCTAACCAAGATAGATATACATGTGAGATAAGCACCTATCCGAAAAGATAATGTGGTCCAAAGCGCGGTTAGATTCATCATCTCTCCTAGCATAGCATCCGAGGGTGTAGTCTAGATGGTCAATAATATCGGTAGAAATCAAGGAGACCAACATTATTGTCTCGTCTACGGTCTACCTAAGTCTTGATGAATAAAGTTTTTGACACCTGCACTAGTGGAGTCAGTAGATAACAACAATAACCAAGTTCTCAGTGGAGTCTGAGGAGGATAATGTCTATGCAGATCTTTCCCCTACCCTGGGAGAATAGAGAGACTGTGACACTCGACTAGATGGTGGAGTTAGCAGATGACTAGTGGAATAGTCAAAGTACATGCaagctgactacgaaccccaacattATAATATGAAAAGATTGTCATAAATatccaaatcttaaaaaaaatatcaTCTGTCCCCAGTCCACATTATACACAAGGTCCCCAGTAGTCCAGAACATCAAATCAAAATCATACAAGTGACAAGTTGTGGGAATGGAGGACCACTTGCTTCTAAAAAGGAATACTTTCCAACATACAGAATGACAAAAAAATTATAGTGTCACAACTTGTAACACTATAAGATGCATCTGCATATCAGTGTTCATTCTTTTCAAAGACATATATATACACCTGTTAACATACTATATAATTGTAAATTCTAGTCCTTAACCTTCTTTATGTTCAGCTAAAAGCAGTTTAAATTTGGCTACCAATATCAACACATCAATTTCCCTAGATTAGCAGTCATAACAACGCAAAAATCATTTATAATGgtagccttggcgtaactggtaaaattGTTGTCATGTGATCAAGAGATCATGAGTTCAAGTCGTGGAATcagcctcttgcaaaaatgcacGGTAAgtttgcgtacaatagacccttgtggtccggcctttTCCCGTACCTCGTGCATAACGGAAACTTAGTGCACCAAGTTGTTCTTTAAAGGGGACGTTAACAGGGAGTTAGACACCTAATAGCAGGATTCACTAATTACATTTAAAGACTTGAAGTTTAAGAACTGCACATCCATAGTGCATCAACACATGCTGATATTAAGGCAaaacaagtacaacaacaacaacaacaaaaaaaaccaGTATAATCCGAGAAATgaggtctggggagagtagtaCGTATGCAAACTTTACCCTTACCTTGAAAAAATAGAAAGACTATTTTCGAtcgaccctcggctcaagaaaagaaTTAGGACAAAACaagtactccctccggtccaaaataagtgattttttggcctttttcttgtggtccaaaataagtgatttttccagatttcaagaatgaataattatttttttcctacattgtccttggagtaaatagtgttggaatatgtgttaggagtgtttatgtgagatagtaaaggttaatatggtaaattccattgctaattaatgctaaaaggtaaatttcttaatctgtgtgaaaacatccaaaaaatcacttattttggaccggagggagtactatATATAATTCAAGAAGAGCTTAGGATCTTTCAACATTGATATGCACGGAATACCATCATAAAAGTAGAGCCATATTAAAATGAGTCTGGtgcggatcctccaaaagtagtgcatttttcGAGGATCATCATTTTTGAAGATTCCACGCAAGCAACTACAGAAGAGTTAAATATAACAGTATTGGACATATAAAATCAGGTGATAACAGAACTCAATGAACCTCAAACCAACTACAGTAATGGACATATAAAATCAGGTGACAACAGAACTCAATGAACCTCAAATCAGctcatggatactcaaaaatgCTAAACCATCCCAAAAAAATGATATAATCAAGAAATAGCATAAAAATTTGTTCATCAATGAGCCCTTTCAAAGATAGCAACTTTGAGGCAAAAATACCCCAAATAATTCAATATATTAGTTGGCAGAAAAAGCACCACATTTTTCACTTGCCACATAAATATTTCAGCAAGATAACATCCTAATACCTCAGCTGAATAAAATTAGTAAAAAACTAAAATTCCTAAAAAAGATAATAAACTGATCTAAACTCCAACCTTAATCCTATTTATTACTCCTTATTAGTAACAGAAACACCAAGTTTTCCAGCCACAATAACAGTAGTAGCCATATCAATAAACATACCATGCTCAACAACACCAGCAAGTCTCAAAATAGCATCACTAGCAGCTTTCAAATCTCCCATATCTTTCTTGAAATACAAATCAATAATATAATTACCATTATCAGTAACATAAGCTTCACCATTTTCTCCAACAGTTCTCAATTTCCCAACACAACCAGCTTCAATAAACAACATTTCAAGCCTTTTAAGTGTAAATTCCCAACAAAAGGGAACAATTTCAACAGGCATAGCAAGTCCACTACCACCTAAATAATTCACCAATTTTGACTCATCAACTATAACAATAAATTTTTTTGAAGCAGTTTCAACCATTTTTTCTCTAAGTAATGAACCTCCTCTACCTTTGACCAAATTCATTTCTTGGTCAACTTCATCAGCACCATCAATTGataaatcaacaattggatgttTATTCAGATCTGATAATGGAATACCAAGTGAAACAGCTTGTTCATGTGTAATCTTGGAAGTTGGTATTCctataatattttttaattttccagTGTGTAATAATTCAGCTATTTTGTCTACAGCATGTTTTGCTGTTGAACCTGTGCCTAAACCAACAACCATACCCGACTCAACAAATTCAACAGCTTTATATGCTGCAATTTTTTTCAGCTCATCTTGTGATAAATTAACAGAAGAAACTGAAACCATTAATGAAGGTTCAACTTTTTTGGGTTTGAAAAATTGAGGGTAAGCAATAGCCATTGATATTAAAATGGTAATTGCTAAAACTAATAGAAAAAAATCaagaattgaagaaaacaagaaaaagattGGATCTTTAACACAAAAATGTTAAAGGGGTTGAAGTGAGATGAAGAATGAAACTATTAGAGGGTATATATAGATGAAAAATtcagcaaaaaaaaaaatgtgaaacaaattggtgaaaaagaaagaaggggcctttttaaaaaaaagagaaaatggacAAAAGATATGAATGGGGGTGATAAAGATTGGAAATTGTGTGGAGGAGAGAAGAGGGGGGGCGGaaaaggaagatttttttttctctgtGTTAGATTTGTTAGGGTTTAGGACAGAATTTATAGGTAAATTAAGAAGGAataaggaggaggaagaagagggaAAAGAGAGTATTCGTGGGAAGAAGGAGGCGTGACAGAATCCTCGAACCAATAAACAACTAGcatccatattatttttatgtaaattatttaaattaaaaagacAAAATACATACTTTAACTATTGATCTTATTCCCAAATTACTTACACACCTATTAAACACTAGAATAATATTACatacaaaaaaatttaaaagcgTAAACTAA
Coding sequences within:
- the LOC104231662 gene encoding probable ribose-5-phosphate isomerase 2, with amino-acid sequence MAIAYPQFFKPKKVEPSLMVSVSSVNLSQDELKKIAAYKAVEFVESGMVVGLGTGSTAKHAVDKIAELLHTGKLKNIIGIPTSKITHEQAVSLGIPLSDLNKHPIVDLSIDGADEVDQEMNLVKGRGGSLLREKMVETASKKFIVIVDESKLVNYLGGSGLAMPVEIVPFCWEFTLKRLEMLFIEAGCVGKLRTVGENGEAYVTDNGNYIIDLYFKKDMGDLKAASDAILRLAGVVEHGMFIDMATTVIVAGKLGVSVTNKE